The Stegostoma tigrinum isolate sSteTig4 chromosome 41, sSteTig4.hap1, whole genome shotgun sequence nucleotide sequence tgacttcaggaagaatggAGGAGAACATGCCTCCATCTATTTCGATGGAACTGAGGTGGAGAGGATGAAGAGCATGATGTTCCTTGAAATGACAATAAcggacaacctgtcctggacttgccACGTAGACGTGACAGTCAAGGAGACACGGCAATGCCACTTCTcgctcaggcggctcaggaaattggcatattgacaaggtccctcaccagcctccatagatgcaccattgaaagtgcTCCGTCCGGGtgtataacggcctggtacggtaactcttctgcccaggactgtgagaaactacagaaggctgtgtgcacagcccagaccatcacagaagccgaCCTGCCATCCGCGGACTCTACTcacacagctcactgccacagaaaggcagccaacatcatcaaagactcatcaCACCCGGGTAATGACCTTCCATAACCTCTTCCATcatgcagaagatacagaagcctgaaagCATGTACGAACATGTTCAGGAGCAGCTTCactctggctgttatcagactgttgaatgtcTTCTCACCTCAGCCAATggaacctgcaatgtaacctgcatgcctctatTTGCTCTGTACATCCCTTGcatgctgtgatctgcctgtactacatgtaaacaaagcttttcactgatttattgtcacatgtaccaaaatacaatcaATCTGATGGACAGGAAGGGGTCTCTCAACAACTTAATAACAAATTCCAAGGGCCAGTTCCAGGTAACAGTGACCCACATCACTCACTTTAGCAGACTCATTCTTTCATACAATACCACACAGCATTGCAAACCACCAATGTCGCTCCCTGTTTATCCCGCATGATCAAATGTAAGATATGAAAACACAGCAATATTTTACACACAGATTTACCTGGTACAGTTGTGTTTGGTCCAGCGGTAGGAGCTCGCTCTCAAGAAAACAACATGCGTTTGGTACAGTGTGTGAAACAAACTGCAGAAATGTTCAGAGATTCTATCGGGCTTTAGGGAAACACATCCAAGGAGGAATGAGGATTGGGTCAAACTGATCAGGAGGGATCAAGGACAGAATGGGAGTGAAAATTCCAACAAGATTGTGTTATCTGTAGAATGGAAGTTTTCCAGAGTTTCCCTGAGCAGGATCATTCCCAGCAGATTTCATCCCCCTGTGGGGACAATTCTCACAGGatcctggaccaaaagggagacACTTTCAAGCTCAGTCTTCAGAGCCTTGTAAAGGCTGCATCGGGGGTTCTGTGGGTCCCACGTCCTGCACCCCAACCTCTGGAAACAGAAGCGCCGTGTTTCTGGGAAGGAAGTGTAGGTTATGGCACATACAGTTATATGATATATTGGTCTGTCTTTAGTTTGGCCTGAATTAGACTTGGAGTCTGTTCAGTtatgttctgttttgttttctctctcgtGGTTTAAAACTGATTGAAGCTCTGAATAAATCAGAGCATGGTTAATGTCAGACTGGAGTCACACAGACCAAGTAAGGGCACCAGGGTTTAATACCAAAACATTGGAACGCagaacagaggagcaggagtaggccattcagcccttcaagcctgttccaccactcaatatgatcatcaCTGATCTTCCAGTTCAGGGATGGTCTCACTAAGAccttgtacaattgtagcaaggcATCTCCACTCCTGTACGCAATTCctgtcactatgaaggccaacgtaccatttgtcttcttcaccacctgctatgcctaccttcagcaactggtgtacagggacacccaggtcttgttgcgcctccccctttcccaatctatcactgtTCAGATAATTATCTGCCCCCCTGCTTTTGGTTtcaaagtgaatgacctcacatttatccaaattatctgCATCTGCCAagcattttcccactcactcaacttatccaaatcacactgaagcatctctgcatcctcctcacagttcatcttcccacccagctttgtgttgtctgcaaccTTTGAGACATTAACTTAAaaccctcatctaaatcattcatatattgTGTGCATACATGGGATTCAAGCACTGAAGCCATTTGGTACCCCACAGATGCCAAGCTAACCGGTCTAtatttccctgttttctctctccctgctctttttaaaaattgtatggttacattagctaccctctaaTCCATAGGAGCTCtttcagagtctatagaatcttggACAATAATCAGTAATCCAGCAACATACGCTGGGAGTGTTCTTACCTAAAGGGTCGTCAGTGATTAGTTTCACAACAATTCAACATCTTCACTGTcacttttcttctttctctttccagatttttatttaataccCTGAATTTGAACCCTGACAGTCCCATGGTGGGATGTGAATTTTtattctctggattattagtccaagtCTTCACATTTCTCATAACCCCTTCACTGCTATCCCCATAGCATCAGAGATTAAATACACAATACCTAAAACAGAAACCTCTCACCTTTTACTGAGAGATGAACAATTTCAGTTTGCTCCCAATATACACCTACAGTCGTGTTCCGGAAAATCTGGCACTGATACTCATCCTGGTCTGTCTCCCTGAGGTCAGAGATCAGAACTGACCAGTTGCCTTTTTCCAGCTGATCTTTGAACAGGTTTGTTCTGTTTATGAACTGTGTATCTTGTTCTCTCAAATTATCGTTTCCATAGACAAACTTGTGTACAATTTCCGTCTTGCGTCTCCCCCAGATGACCAGTAAATCAGAGACTGGGATTTTCCCTTTGTAGATACAGGGCAGTACAACCTGCTCTCCAAGGAATCCAGAAACTGACACAGGCGAGTCACCTGCAAAAGAGTGAAAGTGTTTATCCACAGATATAACCTCCCTGCTGGTACATTACATCCCAAGCTTCACATGGATACATTGAGATGCTGAAATTACAACAACCGCAGCTTCATTTCATTTCTGTGGAAAGGTCAAAGTTCAGGATGGCTCTATTTATCATTAACGGTTCCCTGCGATACATTAATCGGAGTTTAAAAGAGTttagaaacgtataaaattttGGCAGGACCAGATAGGATCACAGCACTGACCtgaaacagcagaaacagcacTCAGCAGGAGCAGCAGGGGGAGCGGTTTCTGTGAGCAATGTCCCTGCAACAAGAAAACACTGTGAGCCCCTTTCCCGACACATTCACTGCTCGGAAAGCTTTCCCCCGCATTTACCTCCCTCCATGTCCGCGGGTGGCAGGCACTGACAGTAAatacctgcatctcctttcccgggACCCGGACTGGGATCAGGATCAGGGCCAGACACCGACAGGAGACCGAGAAGCTGCTGAGAAACACTTTGTAAAACTCCATGTTAGAGGAAGCGCAGACTGTCCATTATCGGAGCCGTTGATGCAATGTCCCGCTGGGTTCCCTGTTCGCTGGGAAATGTGTTGTTCCCCTAATAAATTGCATCTGTCATCAAGAGGCGCCCCCACCGTCCAAATCGCAGCAAAATGTCCTGGTTCTTCAGAAAGTGGTGAAAAGCACAAAGCAGTTTCTGttgtctcggcctgaaatgtgtttgtgctcctaagatgcaccGCACCCActgcgtttatccagctcgacactgtcaTCGCTCTTTCAGTTTCATTTGCTTTGGCCAGGTCGGAAAGTTGTTTGCAAACAGTGACAATTCACAACCTGACCCACATTGTAGAGAGAGGGGTGGTGTCTGCGGATCACCCCACCCCTCCGCCGTTCCTTCCCACACCCCGGCTCTGGATTCACAGTTTCCCGGGAGCCCCCCTCTCGGATCGGTGTCTCACTCGAATCCCTTCAGGCCAAAAGCAGCTTTGACCCGGACTTTTCCGACAGAGTCTGCACCG carries:
- the LOC132206695 gene encoding uncharacterized protein LOC132206695 isoform X2, which gives rise to MEFYKVFLSSFSVSCRCLALILIPVRVPGKEMQGHCSQKPLPLLLLLSAVSAVSGDSPVSVSGFLGEQVVLPCIYKGKIPVSDLLVIWGRRKTEIVHKFVYGNDNLREQDTQFINRTNLFKDQLEKGNWSVLISDLRETDQDEYQCQIFRNTTVGVYWEQTEIVHLSVKERAPTAGPNTTVPGPGISTGARVGLGIGIVAVFVVVVLVVYNIWKRKRW
- the LOC132206695 gene encoding uncharacterized protein LOC132206695 isoform X1, producing the protein MEFYKVFLSSFSVSCRCLALILIPVRVPGKEMQGHCSQKPLPLLLLLSAVSAVSGDSPVSVSGFLGEQVVLPCIYKGKIPVSDLLVIWGRRKTEIVHKFVYGNDNLREQDTQFINRTNLFKDQLEKGNWSVLISDLRETDQDEYQCQIFRNTTVGVYWEQTEIVHLSVKERAPTAGPNTTVPGPGISTGARVGLGIGIVAVFVVVVLVVYNIRKRKRWNENKSCHQDPSNDLLEPSEMEVLSPDHADTANGE